One genomic region from Streptomyces sp. Li-HN-5-11 encodes:
- a CDS encoding response regulator, whose amino-acid sequence MVQKAKILLVDDRPENLLALEAILSALDQTLVRASSGEEALKALLTDDFAVILLDVQMPGMDGFETAAHIKRRERTRDIPIIFLTAINHGPHHTFRGYAAGAVDYISKPFDPWVLRAKVSVFVDLYMKNCQLKEQAALLRLQLEGGGKGGIGEGKESAGLLAELSARLAAVEEQAEALSKQLDDESADAAAVATAAHLERKLTGLRRALDALEPGTGSASSVPSQG is encoded by the coding sequence ATGGTGCAGAAGGCCAAGATCCTCCTGGTCGATGACCGGCCGGAGAATCTGTTGGCGCTGGAGGCCATCCTCTCTGCGCTCGATCAGACGCTGGTGCGGGCATCGTCAGGGGAGGAAGCGCTCAAAGCACTGCTCACGGACGACTTCGCGGTCATTCTGCTGGACGTCCAGATGCCGGGCATGGACGGTTTCGAGACGGCCGCGCACATCAAGCGGCGGGAGAGGACCCGGGACATCCCGATCATCTTCCTCACCGCCATCAACCACGGCCCGCACCACACCTTCCGCGGGTACGCGGCCGGCGCGGTGGACTACATCTCCAAGCCGTTCGACCCGTGGGTGCTGCGCGCGAAGGTCTCGGTTTTCGTCGACCTGTACATGAAGAACTGCCAGCTGAAGGAGCAGGCGGCCCTGCTGCGGCTCCAGCTGGAGGGCGGTGGCAAGGGCGGAATCGGCGAGGGCAAGGAGTCGGCCGGCCTGCTCGCCGAGCTGTCGGCGCGTCTCGCGGCGGTGGAAGAGCAGGCGGAGGCCCTGTCCAAGCAGCTCGACGACGAGTCGGCGGACGCGGCGGCGGTGGCCACGGCCGCCCACCTGGAGCGCAAGCTGACGGGGTTGCGGCGGGCGCTGGACGCGCTGGAGCCGGGCACGGGCAGCGCGTCCTCAGTGCCGTCGCAGGGATGA
- a CDS encoding DNA translocase FtsK — MASRPSAAKKQPAKKAAAPAKAPAKKAAAKKAPAKKAPARKAAAGRPAPRPAPSPTGGVYRLVRALWLGLAHGVGAVFRGIGQGAKNLDPAHRKDGVALLLLAVALIVAAGTWADLRGPVGDLVEILVTGAFGRLDLLVPILLAVIAARLIRHPEKPEANGRIVIGLSALVIGVLGQVHIACGSPARSDGMQAIRDAGGLIGWGAATPLTYTMGEVLAVPLLVLLTVFGLLVVTATPVNAIPQRLRLLGVKLGILPDPQDEELTETTDDDVRYDEQWRESLPARPRGRRSAPAEGHDPDRAEQEALSKRRGRPRRSAVPQPDMERQMDAVDVAAAAAAALDGAVLHGMPPSPIVADLTQGVRAGERGETTTPTPVPAARPTQDSPAQRPEKNAPAPAPKEAEPGTGVLDLTKTPPPQTRELPPRAEQLQLSGDITYSLPSLDLLTRGGPGKARSAANDAIVDSLTTVFTEFKVDARVTGFTRGPTVTRYEVELGPAVKVERITALAKNIAYAVASPDVRIISPIPGKSAVGIEIPNTDREMVNLGDVLRLAESAEDDDPMLVAFGKDVEGGYVMHSLAKMPHMLVAGATGSGKSSCINCLITSVMMRATPEDVRMVLVDPKRVELTAYEGIPHLITPIITNPKRAAEALQWVVREMDLRYDDLAAFGYRHIDDFNEAVRSGKLKTPEGSERELQPYPYLLVIVDELADLMMVAPRDVEDAIVRITQLARAAGIHLVLATQRPSVDVVTGLIKANVPSRLAFATSSLADSRVILDQPGAEKLIGKGDGLFLPMGASKPTRMQGAFVTEEEVAAVVQHCKDQMAPVFRDDVVVGTKQKKEIDEDIGDDLDLLCQAAELVVSTQFGSTSMLQRKLRVGFAKAGRLMDLMESRGIVGPSEGSKARDVLVKPDDLDGVLAVIRGESEG; from the coding sequence ATGGCCTCACGTCCCTCCGCAGCCAAGAAGCAGCCCGCGAAGAAGGCGGCCGCTCCCGCGAAGGCTCCGGCGAAGAAGGCCGCTGCGAAGAAGGCCCCCGCCAAGAAGGCGCCGGCCAGGAAGGCCGCGGCGGGCAGGCCCGCACCCAGACCGGCGCCGAGTCCCACCGGGGGCGTGTACCGGCTTGTGCGCGCCCTCTGGCTCGGCCTCGCGCACGGCGTCGGCGCGGTGTTCCGTGGCATAGGACAGGGCGCGAAGAACCTCGACCCCGCGCACCGCAAGGACGGCGTCGCGCTGCTGCTGCTCGCCGTCGCCCTGATCGTCGCCGCCGGCACCTGGGCCGATCTGCGCGGCCCGGTCGGCGATCTCGTCGAGATCCTCGTGACCGGCGCCTTCGGCCGACTGGACCTGCTCGTGCCGATCCTGCTCGCGGTCATCGCCGCGCGGCTCATCCGGCACCCGGAGAAGCCCGAGGCCAACGGCCGGATCGTGATCGGTCTGTCCGCGCTCGTCATCGGCGTGCTCGGGCAGGTGCACATCGCCTGCGGCTCACCCGCCCGCAGCGACGGCATGCAGGCCATAAGGGACGCCGGCGGCCTCATCGGCTGGGGCGCCGCGACCCCGCTGACGTACACCATGGGCGAGGTCCTCGCCGTACCGCTGCTCGTGCTGCTCACCGTCTTCGGCCTGCTGGTCGTCACCGCGACGCCGGTCAACGCGATTCCGCAGCGGCTGCGGCTGCTCGGCGTGAAACTGGGCATCCTGCCCGACCCGCAGGACGAGGAACTCACCGAAACCACCGACGACGACGTGCGCTACGACGAGCAGTGGCGCGAGAGCCTGCCCGCGCGCCCCCGCGGACGCCGAAGCGCCCCCGCCGAGGGCCACGACCCCGACAGGGCGGAGCAGGAAGCACTGTCCAAGCGCCGTGGCCGTCCCCGGCGCTCCGCCGTGCCGCAGCCCGACATGGAGCGGCAGATGGACGCCGTGGACGTCGCCGCGGCGGCCGCCGCCGCACTCGACGGCGCCGTCCTGCACGGCATGCCGCCCTCGCCGATCGTCGCGGACCTCACCCAGGGCGTCAGGGCCGGTGAACGCGGGGAGACGACGACCCCGACCCCGGTGCCGGCCGCGCGCCCCACCCAGGACAGTCCCGCCCAGCGGCCCGAGAAGAACGCGCCGGCCCCGGCACCCAAGGAGGCGGAACCCGGCACGGGCGTCCTCGACCTCACCAAGACCCCGCCCCCGCAGACGCGCGAACTGCCGCCGCGTGCCGAGCAGCTTCAGCTGTCCGGCGACATCACCTACTCGCTGCCCTCGTTGGACCTCCTCACGCGCGGGGGCCCCGGCAAGGCGCGCAGCGCGGCCAACGACGCGATCGTCGACTCGCTCACCACCGTCTTCACCGAGTTCAAGGTCGACGCCCGGGTCACCGGCTTCACCCGCGGGCCGACGGTCACCCGCTACGAGGTCGAACTCGGCCCCGCCGTCAAGGTCGAGCGGATCACCGCGCTCGCCAAGAACATCGCGTACGCCGTTGCCAGCCCGGACGTGCGGATCATCAGCCCGATCCCCGGCAAGTCCGCGGTCGGCATCGAGATCCCCAACACCGACCGGGAGATGGTCAACCTCGGTGACGTGCTGCGGCTCGCGGAGTCCGCCGAGGACGACGACCCGATGCTGGTCGCCTTCGGCAAGGACGTCGAGGGCGGCTACGTCATGCACTCGCTGGCGAAGATGCCGCACATGCTCGTCGCCGGCGCGACCGGCTCCGGCAAGTCGTCCTGCATCAACTGCCTGATCACCTCGGTCATGATGCGGGCGACCCCCGAGGACGTCCGCATGGTGCTGGTGGACCCCAAGCGAGTCGAGCTGACCGCGTACGAGGGCATCCCGCACCTGATCACGCCGATCATCACCAACCCCAAGCGGGCCGCCGAGGCGCTCCAGTGGGTCGTACGGGAGATGGACCTGCGCTACGACGACCTCGCGGCGTTCGGCTACCGGCACATCGACGACTTCAACGAGGCGGTGCGCAGCGGCAAGCTGAAGACGCCCGAGGGCAGCGAACGCGAGTTGCAGCCCTACCCGTACCTGCTGGTGATCGTCGACGAGCTCGCCGACCTGATGATGGTCGCGCCGCGCGACGTCGAGGACGCGATCGTGCGCATCACGCAGCTCGCCCGCGCCGCCGGCATCCACCTGGTGCTCGCCACGCAGCGGCCCTCGGTCGACGTGGTCACCGGTCTGATCAAGGCGAACGTGCCCTCCCGGCTCGCCTTCGCCACCTCCTCGCTCGCCGACTCCCGCGTCATCCTCGACCAGCCGGGCGCCGAGAAGCTGATCGGCAAGGGCGACGGACTGTTCCTGCCGATGGGCGCCAGCAAGCCGACGCGTATGCAGGGCGCGTTCGTGACCGAGGAGGAGGTCGCGGCGGTCGTCCAGCACTGCAAGGACCAGATGGCGCCCGTCTTCCGGGACGACGTCGTCGTCGGCACCAAGCAGAAGAAGGAGATCGACGAGGACATCGGCGACGACCTCGACCTGCTGTGCCAGGCGGCCGAGCTGGTCGTCTCCACCCAGTTCGGCTCGACGTCCATGCTGCAGCGCAAACTGCGCGTCGGCTTCGCCAAGGCCGGGCGGCTGATGGACCTCATGGAGTCCCGGGGCATCGTGGGCCCCAGCGAGGGTTCCAAGGCGCGTGACGTTCTTGTGAAGCCGGACGATCTGGACGGCGTGCTGGCCGTGATTCGGGGGGAGTCTGAGGGGTAG
- a CDS encoding RodZ domain-containing protein: MSIGNSPEDERPFEDVSEEARPSVGRALKDARIAAGLTVDEVSGATRVRIAIVHAIEADDFAPCGGDVYARGHIRTLAKAVHLDPAPLIAQYDAEHGGRPAPTPAAPLFEAERIRPERRGPNWTAAMVAAIVVVIGFVGFTAFRGGNGDSGAKDQVAEGPTPTAGKSSTPTPKSSKPAEQKPVPSDSAIAAAPQDKVTVQVSAANGRSWISAKDHNGRMLFDGLLNKGQSKTFQDSSKIDLILGDAGAIQLYVNGKKIEDQFQPGAVERLTYTKGDPQVG, from the coding sequence GTGTCCATCGGCAACTCCCCTGAAGACGAGCGTCCGTTCGAAGACGTTTCCGAGGAAGCCCGCCCCTCCGTCGGCCGTGCTCTGAAGGATGCGCGCATCGCCGCCGGGCTGACCGTCGACGAGGTCAGCGGTGCCACCCGGGTCCGCATCGCCATCGTGCACGCCATCGAGGCCGACGACTTCGCCCCCTGTGGCGGCGACGTGTACGCGCGCGGTCACATCCGCACCCTGGCCAAAGCCGTCCACCTCGATCCCGCCCCGCTGATCGCCCAGTACGACGCCGAGCACGGCGGGCGGCCCGCTCCGACCCCGGCCGCGCCCCTCTTCGAGGCGGAACGTATCCGCCCGGAGCGGCGGGGGCCCAACTGGACCGCGGCCATGGTCGCCGCCATCGTCGTCGTCATCGGCTTCGTCGGTTTCACGGCCTTCAGGGGCGGCAACGGGGACAGCGGAGCCAAGGACCAGGTCGCCGAGGGCCCGACGCCCACGGCCGGCAAGTCGTCCACGCCCACGCCGAAGAGCAGCAAGCCCGCCGAGCAGAAGCCGGTGCCGTCCGACAGCGCCATCGCGGCCGCGCCCCAGGACAAGGTGACCGTCCAGGTCAGTGCCGCGAACGGGCGCAGCTGGATCTCCGCCAAGGACCACAACGGGCGGATGCTCTTCGACGGGCTGCTGAACAAGGGCCAGTCCAAGACCTTCCAGGACAGCTCCAAGATCGACCTCATCCTCGGCGACGCGGGCGCGATCCAGCTCTACGTCAACGGCAAGAAGATCGAGGACCAGTTCCAGCCGGGTGCCGTGGAACGCCTCACGTACACCAAGGGCGACCCGCAGGTCGGATGA
- the rimO gene encoding 30S ribosomal protein S12 methylthiotransferase RimO — MPERRTVALVTLGCARNEVDSEELAGRLEADGWQLVEDAADADVAVVNTCGFVEAAKKDSVDALLEANDLKDHGRTQAVVAVGCMAERYGKELAEALPEADGVLGFDDYADISDRLQTILNGGIHAAHTPRDRRKLLPISPVERQEAGTQVAIPGHGPLDLPEGVAPASGPRAPLRRRLDGAPVASVKLASGCDRRCSFCAIPSFRGSFISRRPGDVLNETRWLAEQGVKEIMLVSENNTSYGKDLGDIRLLESLLPELADVDGIERVRVSYLQPAEMRPGLIDVLTSTPKIAPYFDLSFQHSAPGVLRAMRRFGDTDAFLQLLDTIRGKAPEAGVRSNFIVGFPGETAADLAELERFLNGARLDAIGVFGYSDEEGTEAATYDGKLDEEVVAERLARVSRLAEELVSQRAEERVGETVRVLVESVDAQEGVYGRAAHQAPETDGQVLLTNGEGLTIGRMVEAKVVGTEGVDLVAEPLTGSLAWSEEAGR, encoded by the coding sequence ATGCCTGAACGCCGTACCGTCGCACTCGTCACTCTCGGCTGCGCCCGTAACGAGGTGGACTCGGAGGAGCTCGCAGGCCGTTTGGAGGCGGACGGCTGGCAGCTCGTGGAGGACGCCGCGGACGCGGACGTCGCCGTGGTCAACACCTGCGGCTTCGTGGAGGCCGCCAAGAAGGACTCCGTCGACGCCCTCCTGGAGGCCAACGACCTCAAGGACCATGGCAGAACGCAGGCCGTGGTCGCCGTCGGCTGCATGGCCGAGCGGTACGGCAAGGAGCTCGCCGAGGCTCTCCCCGAGGCCGACGGCGTGCTCGGTTTCGACGACTACGCGGACATCTCCGACCGCCTGCAGACCATCCTGAACGGCGGCATCCACGCCGCGCACACCCCGCGCGACCGCCGCAAGCTGCTGCCGATCAGCCCCGTCGAGCGCCAGGAGGCCGGCACACAGGTCGCGATCCCGGGACACGGCCCCCTCGACCTTCCCGAAGGCGTCGCTCCCGCCTCCGGCCCCCGTGCGCCCCTGCGCCGCCGCCTGGACGGCGCACCGGTCGCCTCCGTCAAGCTCGCCTCCGGCTGCGACCGGCGCTGCTCGTTCTGCGCCATCCCGTCCTTCCGCGGCTCCTTCATCTCCCGCCGCCCCGGCGACGTGCTGAACGAGACACGATGGCTGGCCGAGCAGGGCGTCAAGGAGATCATGCTGGTCTCCGAGAACAACACCTCCTACGGCAAGGACCTGGGCGACATCCGGCTGCTCGAGTCCCTGCTGCCCGAGCTCGCCGACGTGGACGGCATCGAGCGCGTCCGCGTCAGCTACCTCCAGCCCGCAGAGATGCGCCCGGGCCTCATCGACGTACTGACCTCCACGCCGAAGATCGCCCCCTACTTCGACCTCTCCTTCCAGCACTCAGCGCCCGGCGTGCTGCGCGCCATGCGCCGCTTCGGCGACACCGACGCCTTCCTGCAACTGCTCGACACCATCCGCGGCAAGGCCCCCGAGGCCGGGGTGCGCTCCAACTTCATCGTCGGCTTCCCCGGCGAGACCGCGGCCGACCTGGCCGAGCTGGAGCGCTTCCTGAACGGCGCCCGGCTGGACGCCATCGGCGTCTTCGGCTACTCCGACGAGGAGGGCACGGAGGCGGCGACGTACGACGGCAAGCTGGACGAGGAGGTCGTCGCGGAGCGACTGGCACGCGTCTCCCGGCTCGCCGAGGAACTCGTCTCCCAGCGCGCGGAGGAGCGCGTCGGGGAGACGGTGCGGGTGCTCGTCGAGTCCGTGGACGCCCAGGAGGGCGTGTACGGCCGTGCGGCACACCAGGCGCCGGAGACCGACGGCCAGGTGCTGCTCACGAACGGCGAGGGTTTGACCATCGGCCGTATGGTCGAGGCGAAGGTGGTCGGTACGGAAGGTGTCGACCTGGTGGCCGAGCCGCTGACGGGCTCGCTCGCGTGGAGTGAGGAGGCGGGCAGATGA
- the pgsA gene encoding CDP-diacylglycerol--glycerol-3-phosphate 3-phosphatidyltransferase: MTGVPASAAGGPSGAQGAASGRAGADGAPGAADVSGPGRTSGPAAGGECEGGRPARGGKIAAAAVNQASVWNVANLLTMLRLLLVPGFVALMLADGGYDPAWRSLAWAAFAIAMITDLFDGHLARTYNLVTDFGKIADPIADKAIMGAALICLSGLGDLPWWVTGVILGRELGITLLRFLVIRYGVIPASRGGKIKTLTQGVAVGMYVLALTGWLATLRFWVMAAAVVLTVVTGLDYVRQAIVLRRRGIAERRAALEESEG; this comes from the coding sequence ATGACCGGAGTCCCGGCATCCGCTGCAGGCGGCCCCTCCGGCGCACAGGGGGCGGCCTCGGGCCGTGCCGGCGCGGACGGGGCTCCCGGCGCTGCCGACGTCTCCGGACCCGGTCGTACGTCCGGACCCGCGGCCGGCGGGGAGTGCGAGGGCGGCAGGCCCGCGCGCGGCGGGAAGATCGCGGCCGCCGCCGTCAACCAGGCCAGCGTCTGGAACGTCGCCAATCTGCTGACCATGCTCCGGCTGCTGCTCGTGCCGGGCTTCGTGGCCCTGATGCTGGCCGACGGCGGATACGACCCGGCGTGGCGCTCGCTCGCCTGGGCTGCCTTCGCCATCGCCATGATCACCGATCTGTTCGACGGCCACCTGGCGCGGACCTACAACCTCGTCACCGACTTCGGCAAGATCGCCGACCCCATCGCCGACAAGGCGATCATGGGGGCGGCGCTGATCTGTCTGTCCGGCCTCGGCGATCTGCCCTGGTGGGTGACCGGCGTCATCCTCGGCCGGGAACTCGGGATCACGCTCCTGCGTTTCCTGGTCATCCGGTACGGCGTCATCCCCGCGAGCCGCGGCGGCAAGATCAAGACGCTCACCCAGGGCGTGGCTGTCGGGATGTACGTGCTGGCACTGACGGGCTGGCTGGCCACCCTGAGGTTCTGGGTGATGGCCGCGGCCGTCGTCCTGACCGTGGTGACCGGGCTCGACTATGTGAGACAGGCCATTGTGCTGCGCAGGCGGGGAATCGCCGAGCGCCGGGCAGCGTTGGAGGAGTCGGAAGGGTGA
- a CDS encoding CinA family protein: MNAPAAEVVELLTVRGETVAVAESLTGGLVAAEITSVPGASKVFRGSITAYATELKHVLLGVDAGLLAERGAVDAQVAAQMAAGVRKALGADWGLATTGVAGPDPQDGQPVGTVFVAVDGPLEAQAGAARGGKTAALRLNGGRAEIRMESVRSVLALLLERIAGEQTGNERAQDTERNGGF, translated from the coding sequence GTGAATGCGCCGGCCGCCGAAGTCGTGGAACTACTCACGGTGAGGGGCGAGACGGTCGCCGTGGCCGAATCACTGACCGGTGGGCTGGTCGCGGCGGAGATCACCTCGGTGCCGGGGGCCTCGAAGGTCTTCCGGGGTTCGATCACCGCCTACGCCACCGAGCTCAAGCACGTGTTGCTGGGTGTCGACGCCGGTCTGCTGGCCGAGCGCGGAGCGGTGGATGCCCAGGTCGCGGCCCAGATGGCAGCGGGCGTGCGGAAGGCCCTGGGAGCCGACTGGGGCCTCGCCACCACCGGGGTCGCCGGCCCCGACCCCCAGGACGGGCAGCCCGTCGGGACGGTCTTCGTGGCCGTGGACGGGCCCCTCGAAGCGCAAGCCGGCGCCGCCCGCGGTGGGAAAACCGCCGCGCTGCGGTTGAACGGCGGCCGGGCGGAAATTCGTATGGAGAGTGTACGGAGCGTGCTCGCACTGCTTCTGGAGCGGATTGCGGGCGAACAGACCGGGAATGAGCGGGCACAGGATACGGAACGGAACGGGGGGTTTTGA
- a CDS encoding helix-turn-helix transcriptional regulator yields the protein MILLRRLLGDVLRRQRQRQGRTLREVSSSARVSLGYLSEVERGQKEASSELLSAICDALDVRMSELMREVSDELALAELAQSAAAADHVPTPVRPMLGSVSVTGVPPERVTIKAPAEAVDVVAA from the coding sequence ATGATTCTGCTCCGTCGCCTGCTGGGTGACGTGCTGCGTCGGCAGCGCCAACGCCAGGGCCGTACTCTGCGCGAAGTCTCCTCGTCCGCCCGAGTCTCGCTCGGCTATCTCTCCGAGGTGGAGCGGGGGCAGAAGGAGGCTTCCTCCGAGCTGCTCTCCGCCATCTGCGACGCGCTGGACGTACGGATGTCCGAGCTCATGCGGGAAGTGAGCGACGAGCTCGCCCTCGCCGAGCTGGCCCAGTCTGCTGCGGCCGCCGATCACGTACCCACGCCGGTTCGCCCGATGCTGGGTTCCGTGTCGGTGACCGGCGTGCCACCGGAAAGGGTGACCATCAAGGCGCCCGCCGAGGCGGTGGACGTGGTCGCCGCGTGA
- a CDS encoding SDR family NAD(P)-dependent oxidoreductase produces MPVTAYDLTGRTAFVTGAAGGIGRASAVLLAEAGATVHCADRDAQGLEETATLIKDRGGTALTHPLDVTDRTRLRQAVAACPRLDVMAAIAGIMHSSPVLETRDEDLDRVLDVNFKGVLHACQEAARLMIAHGIRGSIITMASGAVDTGGAGLLCYGAAKAAVVQLTKTLATEMGRHGIRVNAVAPGWIRTPMTDRHDAEAQARTEALMARMSPLGRVGEPDDVAHAVLHLASDASSFMTGQILRPNGGVAMPW; encoded by the coding sequence ATGCCCGTCACGGCGTACGACCTCACCGGACGCACCGCTTTCGTCACCGGCGCCGCCGGCGGCATCGGCCGGGCCTCGGCCGTCCTGCTCGCCGAGGCCGGCGCGACGGTGCACTGCGCCGACCGCGACGCACAGGGCCTTGAGGAGACGGCGACCCTCATCAAGGACCGCGGCGGCACCGCCCTCACCCATCCCCTGGACGTCACCGACCGGACACGGCTCCGGCAGGCCGTCGCGGCCTGCCCGCGCCTGGACGTGATGGCCGCGATCGCCGGCATCATGCACAGCAGCCCGGTCCTCGAGACCCGCGACGAGGATCTCGACCGGGTGCTGGACGTCAACTTCAAGGGGGTGCTCCACGCCTGCCAGGAGGCGGCCCGGCTGATGATCGCCCACGGCATCAGGGGCAGCATCATCACCATGGCCTCCGGTGCCGTCGACACCGGCGGGGCCGGCCTGCTCTGCTACGGCGCGGCCAAGGCGGCCGTGGTCCAGCTGACGAAGACCCTGGCGACGGAGATGGGCCGCCACGGGATCCGCGTCAACGCGGTCGCTCCGGGCTGGATCCGCACGCCGATGACCGACCGCCACGACGCCGAGGCCCAGGCGCGCACCGAGGCCCTCATGGCGCGGATGTCACCGCTGGGCCGTGTCGGCGAGCCGGACGACGTCGCGCATGCCGTGCTGCACCTGGCGTCGGACGCGTCGTCCTTCATGACGGGCCAGATCCTCCGTCCGAACGGCGGTGTGGCGATGCCTTGGTGA
- a CDS encoding DNA-formamidopyrimidine glycosylase family protein, producing MPEGDTVWQTARRLHDALAGKVLTRSDFRVPKYATVDLTGRAVVNTIARGKHLLTRVEGGLTLHSHLRMDGAWKVYGTGERWKGGPAHQIRAVLAAPDRVAVGYRLPVLELLRTTEEDRAVGHLGPDLLGPDWDPEQALANVLADPVRPLGEALLDQRNLAGIGNVYKSELCFLLGVTPWLPVGSLPADRAAKLPALARRLLEANRDRLVRRTTGLRDHDLFVYGRAPRPCLRCGASVRVADQGDGSQERPTYWCPACQTGPAPAPGSPQRWRDRYHRTNN from the coding sequence ATGCCCGAAGGTGACACGGTCTGGCAGACGGCGAGGCGGTTGCACGACGCCCTGGCGGGCAAGGTGCTGACCCGCAGCGACTTCCGGGTGCCGAAGTACGCCACGGTCGACCTCACGGGCCGCGCCGTCGTGAACACGATCGCCCGCGGCAAGCACCTGCTCACCCGCGTAGAGGGCGGTCTCACGCTGCACTCGCACCTGCGGATGGACGGCGCCTGGAAGGTGTACGGAACCGGCGAACGCTGGAAGGGCGGCCCCGCCCACCAGATCCGTGCCGTCCTCGCTGCCCCCGACCGCGTCGCCGTCGGTTACCGCCTCCCGGTGCTGGAACTCCTGCGCACCACCGAGGAGGACCGCGCAGTCGGCCACCTCGGCCCGGACCTCCTGGGCCCGGACTGGGACCCCGAGCAGGCCCTGGCCAATGTTCTCGCGGACCCCGTCCGCCCCCTCGGCGAGGCCCTGCTCGACCAGCGCAACCTCGCCGGGATCGGCAATGTCTACAAGAGCGAGCTGTGCTTCCTGCTCGGCGTGACACCCTGGCTGCCGGTCGGCTCCCTGCCCGCCGACCGCGCCGCCAAGCTGCCCGCCCTGGCCAGAAGGCTGCTGGAGGCGAACCGCGACCGCCTGGTGCGCCGCACCACGGGCCTGCGCGACCACGACCTGTTCGTCTACGGCCGCGCGCCCCGCCCCTGCCTGCGCTGCGGCGCGTCCGTCCGTGTGGCCGACCAGGGCGACGGGTCCCAGGAGCGCCCCACGTACTGGTGTCCGGCCTGCCAGACCGGTCCCGCTCCGGCACCGGGTTCCCCGCAGAGGTGGCGCGACCGGTATCACCGCACAAACAATTGA